The sequence TTGCACTGGTTGCCTTAGTTGTTCAATTAGCAAGAATCTTAGTTCTTCCTCTTCTGTCTAAGCGTTTGGCTACATGGTCAAGGAAGCGAGTGATGTTGATTGCCAATGGAATAGGGGCTGTTTGTACACTTGCTCTTGCCATGCTTCTTCTTCGAAGTAGCAGCATGGCGCCATTGCTAGCAGTTTTATCTATACAAGCTTTTGCCGCAATGGCAGAAGCCACTTTGATATTGAGTTTTTCTTCGTTAATTCCAGTTTTGATTGCTGATAAAGAAATACTCGTTCGAGCTAATGGGCTTTTTGCTACTACGGACAGTTTGGTTTTAACTATGGCCCCTTTTTTGGGAAGTTGGTTATCAGGCTTACTTGGATTACAAGGTGTTTTGAGCTTGGATGGGTGTAGTTTTTTTCTTGCACTTATTTGTGTTTTAAAGGCTCCATGGTCAAGCAATTTTGTTGGCCATTCGGATGGGATCCATCAATGGAGCAATTTGAGCTTTTTACAAAATTGGAAGCGATTTAATTCTTTATGGCTGACTATGCCCTTAGCGCGAGTCATTTTTGTGATTAGTACTGCTGTTGCCTTTTCTTATGCGGCTACTGAGGTTCTTTTCCCTGCTTGGGTTGCTGTAGCTTTTGGCACTAAACAGATGGCCATTGTTTTGATTGTTGCAGCTTTGGGCTATTTGATTGGCTTTTTAGCATGGCGGCAAAAGATTGGTCTTTATTGGAACCGTGTTTGGGTAATTGTGCTCTTGATTCAATCTTTGATTTTGATGGGAGCTGGGCTGCAGATTTTTTCTGATAATCAATTGATTTGGTTCATGGGATTATTTTTCTTCTCTTCTGGGTTGCCAATAGTGATGTCATCTATTCAGCAATTTTGGAGTGAATTGGTGCCAGCAGAAGAGTTGCCAGAGATTTTTGCTTTGCGCTATATATTTGAATGGACCGCAAGATTAATTGCTTTTCTAACTGTTTCAATTGCTGTGGATAATTTCTTGACGCCAGCTTTGCATTGGCCCCATTTGCCTTTTTGGATACAAACTTCTCTTGGGATAGGTGAGGGGCGTTCTATTGCTGTGGCTTTAGGGGGGGTTGGATGGGTGCTCGCTTTATCGATATGGAGCCAATCTGAGAATATAAAATCTAGGAAAGCTAGGGCTGGTTGCTCTTGATGAAAGACTGGGCCTATGAAGGTTTTAATTCTTACTTCTAGCGGTGGCACAGCTCATGATGCCGCAGCCTATTCAATTAAAAATTGGCTGAGGTATTGGGACCCCACTGGGTCAGTTTTAGTCGAACATTTACTAGAGAAATCTAGTTTTATAATGCGTTCAAGTGTAAAATTTTATAATTGGATTCAGAAATATTGGCCATGGCTTCATCAGATCTATTGGCGCCTAGTTGAATTTGAAGATTTTCTTAAGCCAGGAACGGTTATTTTTGGTCGAAGTTATTTCATTCGCTTGCTTCGAGATTTTTCTCCAGAACTAATTATTTCTACGCACCCTCATATCAATCGAGGTCATTTTGATCTAGCAAAGAGAGTTATTGGCCCTTCACTACGAACAATCACCTGCTGCACTGAGATATATGGTGGCTTTGGTTTTAGCCGTAATTGGTTAACGAGAAAGGCAGATGTTTTTTGGGCGCTAACTCCAGAAGTCGCAGAAGAGGTTTTTAAAAGAGGATACAAAAATATGCGGTTAGAAATACTTGGCCCTTTATTTGATCCATCTTTTGAGGATCTCCTTGATTTTCCTTTGCAAGAATTAGAAGGTTTGCAATTACCACTCCTTATTCTTGGAAGTGGTGCTAATGGAGCTAATAATCATTTGAATTTGTTAAATACATTACTTCCGTTATCTGGTCAGATCCGTGTAGTTGCTTTATGTGGTAAGCGTGAGAGCCTTAAAAAAGATGTGCACAAATGGGCTTCACTTCATCCTGCATTAGAAGTTGAGGCTCTTGGATTTCAATCTCCTGAAGAAATGGCTAAGCTTTATCTTCAGGCTTGGGCACTGGTTGCTAGACCTGGAGCGCGAACTGCTACTGAGGCCTTAGCAACAGGTTGTGTGCTGATATTTAATGGATTCAGTACCACGATGCCTCAGGAGCTACTTGCTCGACGTTATTTTTCTAATTACGGCATAGATGTTGCTATTAATAGACCTGAAAAGCTTTTGCATATTCTCAAAGGTTGGTTAGATCACCCTCAAAATTATTCTCGACTTAAAGATCTTTATCGTTTAAACCTCTTAAAAGGAAATCGAGAGGGAATTAGACAATTGATCATGGAGTCTGCTTAATGCCTGTTCGCGAACCGATTGCAATTGTTGGCATTGGTTGCCGCCTTCCTGGCGGGATTGATACTCCTGAGAAATTTTGGGAAATTCTTTCTGAAGGTAAAGAGGTTGTAACCGATATCCCCTCTGAAAGATGGGATATTGACTTTCACTTTGACTCAGACCCCAAAAGACCTCTCACTCAGCATGTTCGTCGTGGTGGTTTTTTGGAAAATATTGATTACTTTGATCCAGGTTTTTTTGGAATTACTCCACGTGAAGCTATTTGCTTGGATCCTCAGCAGAGAATGTTGCTTGAGGTTGCTTGGCGCTCAATGGAAGATGGGGGACAACCTGTTGAATTATTACGTGGCCGACCAGTTGGAGTATTTATCGGCATATCAAGTGCCGATTACAGCTCACTTTTATGGGCATCTAAAGAAGACTATGCAACTCCTGATAATGAGCCTTTTATTTTACCTGGGAATACAGGATGTATCGCGGCCAATAGAATTTCGTATTTTCTAGATCTGAAGGGCCCCAGTTTTACTGTTGATACCGCTTGTTCCTCTTCATTGGTTGCTGTTCACCTTGCTTGTGAAAGCCTTTGGAGAGGAGAGTCTGAGTTGGCGATTGCAGGTGGGGTACAAGCTCTTATTCACCCTGGAATTCAGATGAGCTTTTGTAAGGCGGGGTTGCTGTCTCCTGATGGTCGATGTAAGAGCTTTGATGCTGATGCAAATGGCTATGTTCGGTCCGAAGGCGCAGGAGTAGTGCTATTAAAACCATTATCTGATGCAATTCGATGTCGAGATCAAATTCATGCTGTCATTCGAGGCTCGGCTGTTAACTCAGATGGTCGCAGCCAAGGGATTGCGGCACCAAGTCAACGCTCACAAGCTGCTTGCATAAGGGATGCCTTTCAAAAAGCAGGAATAGACCCAGTAGACACTCAATATGTTGAGGCTCATGGTACAGGTACCCGTCAAGGAGACCCAATTGAGTTGAGGGCCTTAGGCTCTGTTGTTGGATCAAAACGCTCGAGGGAGCAACCTTGTCGTGTTGGCTCGGTGAAAACTAATCTTGGGCACGGGGAGACAGTGGCTGGTATTACAGGGCTAATTAAGGCGGCTTTATGTATAAGAGAAGGTAAGTTGCCACCAAGCTTGCACTTCTGCTCTCCCAACCCATCAGTAAATCTCTTTGATTTGGGCTTGCAAGTGCAATCTAGTCTTGAGGCTTTCCCTCAGCCTTTAGCACCATTAGTGGTGGGTGTTAGCTCGTTTGGGTTTGGTGGAACTAATTCTCATGTGGTATTAAGTGATTCACCTCAGCCTGAACTCCATAACAAGGAAGATATATCTGTAGAACCACCTCTCAACATTCTCTGCCTTTCGGCTCGTAGTAAACCTGCATTGAATGAATTAATTCAACGTTATGGAGAATTCATTACTAAAAACCCGCAATTAAATCTAAATGACATTTGTGCTAGTACTAATATTGGTAGGAGTTCTTTTCCATATCGCTTCATTGCAGTAGCAGCTGATTTTGATGATCTAATTGCACAACTTGAAGGGAAAGTTGCACCGGCATGGAGAGGAGAGCTCTCCTTAAGTTTAAAGGAGAATCATTCAATTGCTTCTTTCCCAAAAGAACTTCAACTTGGATTGATAGCAACTGAAGGACGAGATAAGCTCGAAGCTCTTGCTATTGCTATTGGCAAAGGTTACAAGGTTGATTGGAATCTTTTTTACTCACAATTCCCTCATAAATGGATTGCTTTACCTGGGCATCCGTTTTTTAGGCAAAGGTATTGGTGGAGTCGAATTGAAGACAAGTCTTCAATTACCAGCCTTTGGTTAGATCATTTAGATAAGAACCCTTCTAAAGAGAGAGGTTTGACTAATGATCACTCTTTAGCAAAGCTTCAAAAACTTAATTTGCCTGGCGCTGTTGAACACTATCAAGGCTTTTTGGATTCTTCTAAATATTTTGATTTGACCGACCATCGTATTCGAGACGTTGTTGTCTTTCCAGCCGCAGGATACTTGGCATTAGCGTTGAAATTGCAACAAGAAAGTTGTCAATTGTTGAAATTGCGATCTTTTCAACTGAATAAACCTTTGAAGGCATCTGGTAAATCAACGCAATTCCATGCACTTCTTGATCAAGGAAGATTGCAATTCTTCAGCAATGACTCTGCTCAAGATGAGTGGAAGTGTCATGGTCAATTGTTAGTTGTCTGTGGAGAGAACATAGCTTTTGAGTCAATTCCTTCGATTCCGCCAAGATCAAGGGACTCTCAATCTATAGACATAAAAGCTTTTTATAAAGGCTTAGGAAAAATCGGGTTAAATTATGGCACTTTTTATCAATCCATCACTTCACTTGAGGCAATTCCAGGGCAATCATGGGCTGAGATCGTCAGGCAAGGGAAGGCTCCAGATCGGTGCTTAATTGATGGCTGTTTTCAGACAGTGGCTGCTTGTGTTGATGGGTCATTAGCTAATAGTCAACTTTTTTTGCCTGTTGGTCTTGATGAAATCAATCTTTCGAAATGGCCATTGCCTGATCAATTTCAGTGCCATGCCGCTTTAAGAACTTTGGAAGGCAATGAAAGCACTCTTGTTGCTGATTTGATTCTTGATTCTAATGGCGAATCCTTTGGCCAAATTATTGGGTTAAAGCTTAGACGTTTAACACGCTCATTGATTGATCTCCTTTTTCCACCGAAGGAAGTTTTATTTGATGGACCAGATCTATTTCAAACCTCTTGGACCTCTTTCCAAAATGATTCGGAAAATTTGCCTTTCTCAACTGACCAGAAGATTTGTTTACTAGGTATGAATAAATCAAGGGCAACTGGATTGAGTGATTGGGCTAATAGTAAAAATTTAGAATTCCAAACCTTAGAAAATGAAGCAGATTTGGACTTTGAATCTGCCATGGTTGTTTATTGGCCAGATACCTCTCATGGGGAACCTGAATTTGCGGTAAATAAATTGCTTCAGTTAATTCAGCATTTAAATATTCATCAGGTCAAATCATTCTTGTTGATTTTGGAGGGGGATGGACCAGTAAATAGTTCTATGACCTCATTTATGCGGACTACATCCTTGGAAATCCCTTCATGTCCATTTACCGTACTGCATCTACCTAAAGAGTTAGAAAATAAACTAGAGGTGGATTCCTGGAATCAAATTTGGAGTTCTGTTGAGAAAACATCAGAGCTCCGGTGGAGTGATGGTGAATTGCAAATACCACAACTAACTCACATGGATGATGAACGTTTCCGGATAGCAACTCATGGCATTGGGCGTTTAGAGGACCTACATAAAAAAAGGGTTGTTGAGACGTCACTTTTACCTAATGAAGTAGAAATAGCGGTTGAATCGACTGGCCTTAATTTTCGTGATGTTCTTAATGCTTTAGGCCTGCTTAAAGAGCATGTAGCTTCTTTAGGAATTGAAGATGAGAAAAACTTGCCATTTGGGGGGGAAGCCGTTGGTCGTGTAATTGCATTGGGATCAAATGTTGACTCATCTCTTATGGGTAGGAGAGTTATTGCTTCCCTTACAGTTGGAAGTCTTGCAAGTCATGTCATAGCGAACTCGGACTTTTGTGTTCCTTTGCCAAATGGCATGACTATTGAGGAAGGAGCAAGCTTTACGACAGCATTTCTTACAGCCATTTATGCTTTGAATAACCTTGCAAAGCTAAAGCCGGATGAGTTTGTTCTTATTCATGCCGCTGCAGGTGGGGTTGGTCAAGCTGCGTTGCAAGTTGCCAAACGAGTAGGTGCCCGCATCCTTGCGACAGCAAGCGCTCCTAAACAATCAGCTCTTTTACTCCAAGGAGTTGAGGCTGTCTATGATTCTCGAAGTATTGAATTTGCTGATCAGGTTCTCGACCATACAAATGGTCGAGGGGTTGATGTTGTCATTAACAGTCTTAAAGGCGAGTGGGTAGAGGCTAGTTTTCGCTCTCTTGTTAAGGGTGGGCGTTTTATAGAGCTAGGAAAGATAGATGTTTGGAGTAAGCCTGAGGCTTTTAGGCGCCGTCCCGATGTTAATTACTTACCCTTTGATTTGTTGGATGTAGCAGCAGCGCATCCAAAGATCTTGCGAAGTTTATTAATTCAGCTGGTGAAAGATTTTGAAAGAGGATTGTTTCAGCCTCTTCCTCTAGAAGTTTGGCCTTTAGAAAAATGTGAGGATGCTTTTAGATATATGGCACAGGCTCGTCATATAGGTAAGGTGGTCATCAATCAGCCTAATAAAGCTGAGCCTATTGCGATTTCCTCTAATGCAACCTACCTAGTTACAGGTGCATTTGGTGGAATTGGCAAGAAATTAATTTCATGGCTAGCACAGAAAGGTGCTAGCTCACTGATATTGGTTAGTCGCTCAGCGAACAGTCCTGGAGCGAGTGCATTTAAGATTTTAGCAGAACTCGAGGAGGCAGGAGTAAACTGTACTTGTATCTCCTATGACTTGTCGACAAGCCGATTTGAATCGACTCGTACAGAGGACTCACTTGTTCAAACTATTAAATCATTACCGAAAGATAAGCCGTTACGAGGAATTTTTCATGCTGCAGGAGTCCTTAATGATACTTCCTTTAGCAATCTCAACTCTGATATCTTGAATTTTGTTATGGCACCGAAGCTTGAGGGATGGCGCCATATTGAAAAGTTGGTTGGAAAGACTTCGAAATTAGAATTTATTATAGGATTCTCATCAGTTGCGGCATTGCTTGGCTCACCTGGACAAGTGGCTTATGCGGCTGCTAATGGAGCAATGGAAGGTTATTGCAATCCTAATGAGTCAAGACCAGTACGTTTGTCAATACAGTGGGGTCCTTGGCATGGAGATGGAATGGCTTCCGGATTGGAACGCCGCTTTGAAAGAGTTGGTATTCGTATGATTGAGTCATCTAAAGCTTTAAATGTACTTGAGAAGCTTTTATATAGAGGGAAGGGCGGTGTTGTGTCTGTTCTTGATAACGATTGGGAGAAGCTTTCTTCTCAAGCTTCTCCTAGGCAACATAGTTGGTTTTCTACTCTATTGAAAAATTCAGGCCCTTCTCCATCAGAGAAACTATGGAAAAAATTAGAACATCGCACTGAGGTCGAACGTCAACTGTTTTTGATGGAGGAACTACGCAAGCTTTTGATAAGTGTAATGGCGGCAGAAGTAGACGAAGAGTCGTTTGATTCTTCGTCTATAGATTCGAGTGATTCTTTATTTGATCTGGGATTGGATTCATTAATGGCTGTTGAGTTCGCGTCGATTGTGCAAGCTGAGTTAGGGATTCGTTTAGACCTTGATGCGTTTTCTGAAGACCCAAGTCTAGATGGACTTGCGACGGTGTCATTAAGGCAGATAACACCTCATACAAACCAATACTTTAATGATGGCTTAGATTTATCGAAAGAAGCCAGATTAGATTCGCGTTGGACATGTCCTAGTACTTCAAAAGAAGAGGCTCCAGGTAAGAAAATTCTCATTACAGGTAGCTCAGGATTTCTTGGAGCTTATCTTTTGGCAGGCCAGTTGCGACGTTGGCCCGATATTAGAGTTAATTGTTTAGTACGCGCGACATCGAAAGAACATGGAATGGAGCGGATTAAATCTAATTTGTGCCGTTTTGATCTTTGGGATTCGGTTTGGGAGAAAAGACTAGAACCCGTTATTGGAGATTTATCTTTACCTTCTTTTGGGCTTGATTCAGAAACCTTTTCAGGACTGGCAAGGGACCTAGGCGGAATTCTTCACAATGGCGCTCAGTTGAGTCAGATGGCGCCTTATGCACAGCTTTCTGCTACTAACGTAGGAGGAACAAAGGAAGTTTTAAGGCTCGCTGCTTTAGACAATCCGATTTGTGTCGAATTCATTTCTAGTGTATCTGTATTTGAATCAGCAGCATATAGAAATCGTGAGCTGCTAGAAGACCAAGATCTAAACAATTGGAAGGGTATTCATATTGGCTATTCACAAACAAAATGGGTTAGTGAGCGGTTGGTCTTGGAGGCAGGGAAGGCAGGGTTGCCGGTTTCAGTGTATAGACCTCCTTTGATAGGAGGCCACTCTAAAACTGGGTACTGGAATCAAGGTGATTTGCTTCAGAGGTTGCTTCAGGGGTGCTTGGTTCTTGGCAAAGTTCCACAGCTGGAATGGGAGCTTGATTTGGTACCAGTTGACTACGTTTCTGATGCTGTTTCTGCTTTGGCTTGGAGTTCCGAAGCCAAAGGACGCTGTTTTCATTTGCAGCATCCACGTCCGCTAATGCTTAATGATCTCCTTAATCAACTCCTCTCTGAGGGTGAGGCTCTCGAGCAAGTCCCGATGGAGCAGTGGTTGCATGCTATTGATTCGCACCCTAAAAACCCACTATATCCATTACGCACATTCTTTAAGAAGAGATGGGGAAGAGAGCAGCTTACATATCCTGAACTTAATGCTCTAGGGGTGAGAGCACGCCCAAGTTGTCGAATTACTCAATCTATACTTGAGTCCATGAATGTGCACTGCCCTGATTTTCAGGACTTGATTAAGCCTTGGGCTAGAACTCTCCTAGGGAGTTCTAGCCCAAGTGTTACATGAGTAGTTGGGTTTCTTCTGCACTGTTGCTTGTGTTGGCTTTACAAGCTTTTCTTGTGATTTTGTTTTCTTGGCAAATTAGATGTCGACGTCTTGAGCGATTAAAATGGCATAAATCACCAATGGGTGGTTGGCCGACTGCTGAGATTGTTTTGTGCTTGCGCGGCGCGGATGAAAGGCTACCAGAAATGTTGGAATCAATCGCAAAGCAAGAATATCTTGGGGATTGGCGACTACAAATTGTGGTTGACTCCGTTAAAGACCCATCCTGGAAAATTGTCAATGAATTTATTGCACTACAGTTCCAAAACGCTCGCTCTAATGTTGCTTGGAAAGAAGTACGACTTCAAGTACTACGAGAAAGGCCATTAATGGGCTCACTGAAATGTGCATCACTTCTACAAGCCTTTGATTCTTTAGATTCTGATTCTGCTGTGATTGCGATAGTTGATGCAGATGCTGTTGTTAGCCATAAGTGGTTGTCTCAGCTTGTGTTGTCATGTTGCCAACCTGGGGTCGGAGCAGTGTCGGGTAATCGCTGGTTTATTCCAGATCAATTTACTTTGATGAGCTGGAGCCGATCTGTGTGGAATGCAGGTGCGTTAGTTCTTATGACCTTGCTTGCTATCCCTTGGGGTGGATCTTTAGCAGTGCGACGAGAAGTAGTCGAGGCAGGTGAATGGAAGAAATTACTTGGTTCTGGCCTTTGTGAGGATACTGGTTTGCTAGAACCTTTAAGGAAATTAGACCTTCGCTTTGTCTTTAGACCTGAATTATTGGTAGTGAATAGAGAGACGAGTACAAATCTTTTTTCTTTGACCAAATGGATTGGACGTCAATTGCTAACGGCACGCCTTCATCATTCCGCTTGGCCATTAGTAGCATTACACGGTTTTAGTACATTTCTGTTGCTTTTGGCAGCAATCTTTCATAATGAATGGCAAGCTGTTTTGATTTATGAGTTGGGCTGTTTGGGTTTGTTGGTATGGATTGAGATCATTGCTATGCAACGCCCGCCATTGTCGGTATGGAAGTGGGCAATTGCCTTGTTCCCTGGTCAGATTATTAATGGAGTTGCGACCATACATGCGTTCTTTGCAAGGAAGGTGGAGTGGAGCGGAGTTATCTATAAAGTTGCTTTAAAGCCTCGAGGTGTAATGCTTATGGACTCTTCAGAATAAGTTCGCGAAGTATCAACATAGAATTCTTCATGTTTTTATCGAAATGCTTGTTAAACAATGGCTTTAGGAATCCTGGTAAGGCTGGTTCTACTTTGATCCTATGTGCAATCAGAGTTCCTTTCCTTACTGGAATTAGGAACCAATTACCTTCAAGTGTATGAATAAAATCTCCTCGTAGAAGCTTATAAGTCAGCATGCTTTTTGGGTGCTCTTTTATTTCTATTAAAGCCTTGATTTTTAAACCAAAGGTGTAAGGACCTTTATACGTTTGCTTTATCTGAAGCTTCTGATTACTTTGATTAATTATCTCGACCTCTTGGATATCAGGCATCTGGAGAGCAGTGCTTTCATAACGTGTGAGCACATCCCAGGCCTTGTTAGGAGGAACTGCAACTATCATTGAAGTAGTAGTTTCTCCTTCAATTCTGCGCAGGACCGGCTCATCACTTTGGGCTTTAGAGGAAGTTATCCCTATGGGGAGGCTTAAGGTCAGTACTAAGAAAAGAACACTTTTTAAGGAATTCCTTCGCCATTGTTCGTTTTGTCCAAATCCAGTAACTACAGTCATGGTGAGATTTTTCAGGCAGAAAGATGTCGCTCTTCTTTTGACCCTCAAATATCATCTCGCACTTACTTTATAAGTGGTTTTGATCCAAGAGGAGCGGCCCATTACAAGCGTTTGTTTCAGCTTGAACTTAGGACACTTGGTTGGCGACTGGGAAAAAGCTTTAGTACTGAGTTCATGACACGTTGGACATTGGACCAAACTGATGGGGGGCTTACTTCTTCCCCCTCTGATTTTTGTTTTCTTCATTGGGATGACATTGCTAGGAGCAATTGGCCACGAAGCCCTTTGCTGATCTTGTGGCAATACGCTGGAGTTGCATGGTTTTATTTGTTTAGAGGCCGCTTATTTCACCTGGCAAATCTTTGTCCTGGGGTTGCTTTATGTGGAGCCTATCCTTTGCTTTTCATCGCATTCTCCTTTTGTTTGGCTTGTTTGTCTATACCTTTAACTATTGCTGCCTTAAAGGTTTTTACGGGCCTTCAGTTAATTCAACTTTTTAGCGGTGTATTGGTAGGTTTAGGTGTTTTATACTTCGCTTGGAAACTTGGCAATAAACTTGGTATTGCTTGGCTTACTCGTTCTATATTATTTACTCATCGACTTGGTCAATTACGTGATGTTGATTTGCGCCAGAGAATAAAGGAATTTGCTGATCAATTGATGATGCTAGAAATAAAAGAGCCTTCATTAGATATTACATTAGTTGGCCATAGCAGCGGATCTTTTGTATTGGCAATGCTTGCAGCTGAATTACATCGTCGTCCTGATGCAGCGTTTTTGCTAACTCGAATCAAGTTGCTCACTTTGGGACAGAATATTGCAAATCTAGCTGTATATCCTAAGGCCCAGTTTTTTCGCGATGACTTGCAGGAATTGACTACTGCACCACGTATCCCTTGGCGTGATGTCACTTCTAGCCAAGACTTTCTTTGTTATGCCGGAGTTAATCCTTATAGTAGTTGTGGACTCCCTATCCCTATTGGTGAACCTTATCCACAGATGGAGACTGTTGATTTTGCAAAAGCGCGAGGCCTTACCAAAATGTGGGATTTGATGAGTAATCAATTTGACCTTCATTTTGATTATCTTCGCAATATCTCTACTGGAGTAGGGCTATTCGAACAACTAACTTTAAGGACTAAGCTCTCAGAATTGTGATGTCTTTTTATGGTTGATAATTATCCAGAAGAGCCATTGCAACCTCCTTGGCCTAAACCAAAACCTTATACATCTAATATTTTTAGAAGATTAGCTAGAGGTTGGAAATCTTGGTTTGGACTTCTGAATGAGTGGGATTTTCGAGTTTCTCTTGGCGAGTTGAATTTGCTTGGTAAACGGGTTTTTCTAGTGAATGATCCTTTGTTGGTTCGAAAAGTTTTAGTCGATGAAGTGGATCTATTTCCGAAGCATCCATATACTCTTTGGATTCTTGAACCTTTAATTGGACGAGCCATTTTTTCTGTTAATGGGGAAGAATGGGCTATTCAACGCCGATTAATTGATCAGGCATTTCAGGTCGCAAATCTCAAGAAAGCATTTCCTGCAATGACTGCCGCAACAAGTTCGTTGTTGCATCGCCTTGAAATGAATGGTGTAGATAGCTTTGTCGACATAGATAAAGAGATGACAATGGTTGCTGCCGATGTAATCATTCGCACCATACTTAGTCGGCCGATCGAAGGAGATGAGGCAACTGATATTTTTAAAGCATTTTCTCGCTATCAGCGACATGCTGGCAGAGCATTGGTATTGAGATTTTTGAGGCTCCCTAAAAGTTTAATCCAACTAAGTTTGAAAGATGATGCAAAGGTGATTAGAAATTGGATTCAAGCTTTTATTCATGAGCGATTAGAGCAAAACAAGGTAGATGAACGAAATCCTTTAGAAAAAATTGATTTTCTCGATACTTTGATAATGGCTGAAGATCCAAAAACTAAAAAAAAATTTTCAGAGCAGGATCTTGTCGACCAGGTTTGTTTTTTGTTTCTTGCTGGTCATGAAACATCAGCAAGCTCATTAGGCATCGCGGCTTGGTTATTAGCTCGTTCTCCTGAAGTTCAAAAGCAAATGCGGGTTGAGGTTATGTCTGTGGTCTGTGATAGGCCAATTCATTCAATGCTTAGGTTTGATGAACTACGTCAACTTCCTTACAGTGAAGCAGTATTTAATGAAGCACTTAGGCTTTATCCTCCTGTAAGTTTTTTTATTCGAGACAGAGACAAAAAAGACGGAGAATTAGCCACCTCTGAAGGGAGACGACGCTGCCCTGTGGGTTCGCTCTTAACACTTTCTCCG comes from Prochlorococcus sp. MIT 1307 and encodes:
- a CDS encoding MFS transporter, which translates into the protein MPNLRPEKFINKPVEVISTPRKEHSSSKAKRTFIWLWFGQLVSNLGTQTSLYAIGLWYFSKTQELSDFALVALVVQLARILVLPLLSKRLATWSRKRVMLIANGIGAVCTLALAMLLLRSSSMAPLLAVLSIQAFAAMAEATLILSFSSLIPVLIADKEILVRANGLFATTDSLVLTMAPFLGSWLSGLLGLQGVLSLDGCSFFLALICVLKAPWSSNFVGHSDGIHQWSNLSFLQNWKRFNSLWLTMPLARVIFVISTAVAFSYAATEVLFPAWVAVAFGTKQMAIVLIVAALGYLIGFLAWRQKIGLYWNRVWVIVLLIQSLILMGAGLQIFSDNQLIWFMGLFFFSSGLPIVMSSIQQFWSELVPAEELPEIFALRYIFEWTARLIAFLTVSIAVDNFLTPALHWPHLPFWIQTSLGIGEGRSIAVALGGVGWVLALSIWSQSENIKSRKARAGCS
- a CDS encoding MGDG synthase family glycosyltransferase, with translation MKVLILTSSGGTAHDAAAYSIKNWLRYWDPTGSVLVEHLLEKSSFIMRSSVKFYNWIQKYWPWLHQIYWRLVEFEDFLKPGTVIFGRSYFIRLLRDFSPELIISTHPHINRGHFDLAKRVIGPSLRTITCCTEIYGGFGFSRNWLTRKADVFWALTPEVAEEVFKRGYKNMRLEILGPLFDPSFEDLLDFPLQELEGLQLPLLILGSGANGANNHLNLLNTLLPLSGQIRVVALCGKRESLKKDVHKWASLHPALEVEALGFQSPEEMAKLYLQAWALVARPGARTATEALATGCVLIFNGFSTTMPQELLARRYFSNYGIDVAINRPEKLLHILKGWLDHPQNYSRLKDLYRLNLLKGNREGIRQLIMESA
- a CDS encoding thioester reductase domain-containing protein produces the protein MPVREPIAIVGIGCRLPGGIDTPEKFWEILSEGKEVVTDIPSERWDIDFHFDSDPKRPLTQHVRRGGFLENIDYFDPGFFGITPREAICLDPQQRMLLEVAWRSMEDGGQPVELLRGRPVGVFIGISSADYSSLLWASKEDYATPDNEPFILPGNTGCIAANRISYFLDLKGPSFTVDTACSSSLVAVHLACESLWRGESELAIAGGVQALIHPGIQMSFCKAGLLSPDGRCKSFDADANGYVRSEGAGVVLLKPLSDAIRCRDQIHAVIRGSAVNSDGRSQGIAAPSQRSQAACIRDAFQKAGIDPVDTQYVEAHGTGTRQGDPIELRALGSVVGSKRSREQPCRVGSVKTNLGHGETVAGITGLIKAALCIREGKLPPSLHFCSPNPSVNLFDLGLQVQSSLEAFPQPLAPLVVGVSSFGFGGTNSHVVLSDSPQPELHNKEDISVEPPLNILCLSARSKPALNELIQRYGEFITKNPQLNLNDICASTNIGRSSFPYRFIAVAADFDDLIAQLEGKVAPAWRGELSLSLKENHSIASFPKELQLGLIATEGRDKLEALAIAIGKGYKVDWNLFYSQFPHKWIALPGHPFFRQRYWWSRIEDKSSITSLWLDHLDKNPSKERGLTNDHSLAKLQKLNLPGAVEHYQGFLDSSKYFDLTDHRIRDVVVFPAAGYLALALKLQQESCQLLKLRSFQLNKPLKASGKSTQFHALLDQGRLQFFSNDSAQDEWKCHGQLLVVCGENIAFESIPSIPPRSRDSQSIDIKAFYKGLGKIGLNYGTFYQSITSLEAIPGQSWAEIVRQGKAPDRCLIDGCFQTVAACVDGSLANSQLFLPVGLDEINLSKWPLPDQFQCHAALRTLEGNESTLVADLILDSNGESFGQIIGLKLRRLTRSLIDLLFPPKEVLFDGPDLFQTSWTSFQNDSENLPFSTDQKICLLGMNKSRATGLSDWANSKNLEFQTLENEADLDFESAMVVYWPDTSHGEPEFAVNKLLQLIQHLNIHQVKSFLLILEGDGPVNSSMTSFMRTTSLEIPSCPFTVLHLPKELENKLEVDSWNQIWSSVEKTSELRWSDGELQIPQLTHMDDERFRIATHGIGRLEDLHKKRVVETSLLPNEVEIAVESTGLNFRDVLNALGLLKEHVASLGIEDEKNLPFGGEAVGRVIALGSNVDSSLMGRRVIASLTVGSLASHVIANSDFCVPLPNGMTIEEGASFTTAFLTAIYALNNLAKLKPDEFVLIHAAAGGVGQAALQVAKRVGARILATASAPKQSALLLQGVEAVYDSRSIEFADQVLDHTNGRGVDVVINSLKGEWVEASFRSLVKGGRFIELGKIDVWSKPEAFRRRPDVNYLPFDLLDVAAAHPKILRSLLIQLVKDFERGLFQPLPLEVWPLEKCEDAFRYMAQARHIGKVVINQPNKAEPIAISSNATYLVTGAFGGIGKKLISWLAQKGASSLILVSRSANSPGASAFKILAELEEAGVNCTCISYDLSTSRFESTRTEDSLVQTIKSLPKDKPLRGIFHAAGVLNDTSFSNLNSDILNFVMAPKLEGWRHIEKLVGKTSKLEFIIGFSSVAALLGSPGQVAYAAANGAMEGYCNPNESRPVRLSIQWGPWHGDGMASGLERRFERVGIRMIESSKALNVLEKLLYRGKGGVVSVLDNDWEKLSSQASPRQHSWFSTLLKNSGPSPSEKLWKKLEHRTEVERQLFLMEELRKLLISVMAAEVDEESFDSSSIDSSDSLFDLGLDSLMAVEFASIVQAELGIRLDLDAFSEDPSLDGLATVSLRQITPHTNQYFNDGLDLSKEARLDSRWTCPSTSKEEAPGKKILITGSSGFLGAYLLAGQLRRWPDIRVNCLVRATSKEHGMERIKSNLCRFDLWDSVWEKRLEPVIGDLSLPSFGLDSETFSGLARDLGGILHNGAQLSQMAPYAQLSATNVGGTKEVLRLAALDNPICVEFISSVSVFESAAYRNRELLEDQDLNNWKGIHIGYSQTKWVSERLVLEAGKAGLPVSVYRPPLIGGHSKTGYWNQGDLLQRLLQGCLVLGKVPQLEWELDLVPVDYVSDAVSALAWSSEAKGRCFHLQHPRPLMLNDLLNQLLSEGEALEQVPMEQWLHAIDSHPKNPLYPLRTFFKKRWGREQLTYPELNALGVRARPSCRITQSILESMNVHCPDFQDLIKPWARTLLGSSSPSVT